The following proteins come from a genomic window of Endomicrobiales bacterium:
- the dusB gene encoding tRNA dihydrouridine synthase DusB, whose product MRENFISELTIGNLKVKNNLFLAPMAGISDLPFRVLAKEGGAGVVCTEMISAKALEMGHNKTKKMLEVQEYEKPVSVQIFGSDPTVMANAAKECEQGGAQIVDINLGCPVQKIKRSGAGIKLTEDEIMLAKVIDAVVKAVLIPVTVKMRIGLIIGQNTSPHIAKIAQESGAKAVILHGRSAALMHCGPADLQAIKTTVESIKIPVIANGGIDTPESALEFVEKTGCAGLMVGRAAIGDPFIFSRIITYFSTGEITKPLNWEERLKALQRHCQICAEYYGEKSGLMRMRKVAPYYLKAMPAAARLRKHFNTLTKVSDVAGLMTKLKTAECFNEEYD is encoded by the coding sequence ATGCGCGAAAATTTTATAAGCGAACTTACAATTGGTAATTTAAAAGTTAAAAATAACTTATTCCTAGCGCCAATGGCTGGCATTTCCGATTTACCATTTAGGGTTTTAGCAAAAGAAGGTGGCGCAGGTGTTGTTTGTACCGAGATGATATCGGCTAAAGCTCTGGAAATGGGGCACAATAAAACAAAAAAAATGCTCGAGGTGCAAGAATATGAAAAGCCGGTTTCTGTGCAAATTTTTGGCTCAGATCCAACAGTAATGGCAAATGCCGCAAAGGAATGTGAGCAGGGTGGCGCGCAGATAGTAGATATTAACCTTGGTTGCCCGGTGCAAAAAATTAAAAGGTCTGGCGCGGGCATAAAACTAACTGAAGATGAAATAATGCTTGCAAAGGTAATTGATGCGGTAGTAAAAGCAGTTTTGATACCTGTAACTGTAAAAATGAGAATTGGTTTAATAATAGGCCAAAATACATCGCCTCACATTGCAAAAATTGCGCAGGAAAGTGGAGCAAAGGCTGTAATTTTGCATGGTAGGTCCGCGGCACTAATGCACTGCGGTCCGGCAGATTTACAAGCAATAAAAACCACTGTTGAGTCAATAAAAATACCAGTAATTGCAAACGGTGGAATAGATACCCCTGAAAGCGCCTTAGAGTTTGTAGAAAAAACCGGCTGTGCTGGTTTGATGGTTGGCAGGGCTGCAATTGGCGATCCGTTTATATTTTCAAGAATAATAACCTATTTTTCAACAGGCGAAATTACAAAGCCACTAAACTGGGAAGAGCGCCTTAAGGCACTCCAGCGGCATTGCCAAATATGCGCGGAGTATTATGGGGAAAAAAGTGGACTTATGCGTATGCGCAAGGTTGCCCCGTATTATCTAAAGGCAATGCCTGCGGCGGCGCGTTTAAGAAAGCACTTTAACACATTAACAAAAGTCAGCGATGTTGCAGGGTTAATGACAAAATTAAAAACGGCGGAATGTTTTAATGAAGAGTACGACTAA
- a CDS encoding peptidoglycan DD-metalloendopeptidase family protein, with product MKKNKKLLAIFTLLVTFALCAQVRSSGEYDDEIKNKNSSLSQIKDTINQKKSEQKIIKKEEDVLRKELKRIQKQFDASAKKIFVLNRKIVIAQANLRQAESQVNQASQEKAMWGSSLNSAALFWQENFFTPKTLFKQIASQEVVLSQLAKDKSELVGASIREKKYQQTCLQWQSAKKTLAVLKEEQQGTLDQIEITKKQRQEILSTTTGKRIEAEEEIKRLTQSSKELESLISKLDNARRASAKKNKEVLKVAKAYALLPWPISGSIVVKFGKNKHPQLDTYIISNGIKIKSKNDILVKAVANGQVMFAGEFRAYGKMIVVDNGGSLYTIYGGFDSISVQEGSKVKGAQEIGLLKKSDPILYFEVRLDNKPQDPVLWLKQ from the coding sequence ATGAAAAAAAACAAAAAATTATTAGCTATATTTACACTTTTAGTTACATTTGCGCTTTGTGCGCAGGTAAGATCATCAGGTGAGTATGACGATGAAATTAAAAATAAAAACTCATCGCTATCTCAAATAAAAGATACCATAAACCAAAAAAAAAGTGAGCAAAAAATAATAAAAAAAGAAGAAGATGTTTTGAGAAAAGAGTTAAAAAGAATTCAAAAACAGTTTGATGCCTCCGCGAAAAAAATATTTGTTCTAAATAGAAAGATAGTAATTGCTCAGGCAAATTTAAGACAGGCAGAAAGTCAGGTAAATCAGGCATCACAAGAAAAAGCAATGTGGGGTTCATCGTTAAACTCGGCCGCACTGTTTTGGCAGGAAAATTTTTTCACACCCAAAACCCTTTTTAAGCAAATAGCATCGCAAGAAGTTGTGCTTAGTCAGCTTGCGAAAGATAAATCTGAACTTGTTGGTGCAAGTATTAGGGAAAAAAAATATCAACAGACATGTTTACAATGGCAGAGTGCGAAAAAAACTCTTGCCGTTTTAAAAGAAGAACAACAGGGAACCCTTGATCAAATAGAAATAACAAAAAAACAAAGACAAGAAATATTAAGCACAACTACCGGTAAACGTATTGAGGCCGAAGAGGAAATAAAACGGCTTACCCAGTCGTCAAAAGAGTTAGAGTCGCTTATTTCAAAGCTTGATAACGCAAGGCGCGCATCTGCAAAGAAAAATAAAGAAGTGCTTAAAGTCGCAAAGGCCTATGCATTGTTGCCATGGCCAATCTCGGGTAGCATAGTTGTAAAATTTGGCAAAAATAAGCACCCACAATTAGATACCTATATAATCAGTAACGGTATAAAAATTAAGTCAAAAAATGATATTTTGGTAAAAGCTGTTGCTAATGGTCAGGTAATGTTTGCAGGTGAATTTAGGGCTTACGGTAAAATGATAGTTGTTGATAACGGTGGTTCTCTTTATACAATTTATGGTGGTTTTGATTCTATAAGTGTCCAAGAAGGTTCAAAGGTAAAAGGTGCGCAAGAGATAGGACTTCTTAAAAAAAGTGATCCGATTCTTTACTTTGAAGTTCGCTTAGACAACAAGCCGCAAGACCCTGTGTTGTGGCTAAAGCAATAA
- the rimI gene encoding ribosomal protein S18-alanine N-acetyltransferase produces MALDVSFVKLEDRYIDELCLIESVSNPSPWNRRMFEQELQVGSSTFFVAIYDGKAVGFAGLRIHGDFAELMNIAVDPRFRRLGIGGGVLDFLISIAVKEKLNGIFLEVRQNNVSAQNLYLSRGFINVGRRVNYYGSEDALLMEKKIEMA; encoded by the coding sequence ATGGCTTTAGATGTTAGCTTTGTAAAACTTGAAGATAGATATATTGATGAACTTTGCCTTATTGAAAGTGTTTCAAACCCTTCGCCGTGGAATAGGCGAATGTTTGAGCAAGAGTTACAAGTTGGCTCATCAACTTTTTTTGTTGCCATATATGATGGAAAGGCAGTTGGTTTTGCTGGTTTGCGCATACATGGTGATTTTGCAGAGCTAATGAACATTGCGGTAGATCCGCGTTTTAGGCGTTTGGGTATTGGCGGCGGTGTGCTAGACTTTCTTATTTCTATAGCTGTCAAAGAAAAACTAAACGGTATTTTTCTTGAAGTGCGCCAAAACAATGTTTCGGCGCAGAATTTGTACCTTTCAAGAGGGTTTATCAATGTTGGCAGAAGGGTAAACTACTATGGCAGCGAGGATGCGCTACTAATGGAGAAAAAAATTGAAATGGCATAA
- the larB gene encoding nickel pincer cofactor biosynthesis protein LarB: protein MKSTTKFVADGARYRRQGFPEAIYTPGKTNEQLVKIAKKLCLGVGPVMATRADEKHFRFVKKYFKNAKYFKTARIILFNNSEKPKNTTAYICVVSAGTSDIAVAEEAAVTAELLGAKVERIYDVGVSGIHRVLERSKEIKNARVVVVCAGMEGALASVVGGLATSPVIGVPTSIGYGVSFGGISALLTMLNSCAANVSVVNIDDGFGAGIIAALICK from the coding sequence ATGAAGAGTACGACTAAGTTTGTTGCCGATGGAGCCCGTTATAGGCGGCAGGGTTTCCCTGAAGCCATATACACCCCTGGCAAAACTAATGAACAGCTTGTAAAAATTGCAAAAAAATTATGTCTTGGCGTAGGTCCTGTAATGGCAACAAGGGCAGATGAAAAACACTTCCGTTTTGTGAAAAAATATTTTAAAAATGCCAAGTACTTTAAAACAGCAAGAATTATTTTGTTTAACAACTCAGAGAAACCCAAAAACACAACTGCCTATATTTGTGTTGTTAGTGCCGGAACTTCCGATATAGCCGTAGCTGAAGAAGCGGCTGTAACCGCGGAACTTCTTGGTGCTAAAGTAGAAAGAATTTACGATGTAGGTGTATCTGGAATACACAGAGTGCTTGAGCGTTCAAAAGAAATAAAAAATGCAAGAGTTGTTGTTGTATGCGCTGGTATGGAAGGCGCTCTTGCGAGTGTTGTTGGCGGCTTAGCCACATCACCTGTAATAGGTGTTCCGACATCCATTGGTTACGGAGTTTCATTTGGTGGCATTAGTGCGTTACTTACAATGCTAAACTCTTGTGCGGCGAATGTAAGTGTTGTAAACATAGATGATGGTTTTGGCGCAGGCATAATAGCCGCTTTAATTTGCAAATGA
- a CDS encoding LarC family nickel insertion protein, protein MSNVAYFNFSEGVSGDMVFAALLSAAKISEKTFEKELKAVLGFKNFSLTASESKKIHFPCMKVCVKGNWRFKNPYEMRAIISNSKLSKTAKSYSLRALDNLITAEAKVHNVPKTKVHFHQINAVDTLIDLTAPFLLLEKLNVSEVYASIINIGKAAPATLEILCEHKMHFNSTDCEYELATPTGAAIASVFKVTNTMPALLCNCFGYGCGSSISSDGVSVLRVIIGSKVSFFKNNNFSETICLLETNIDDMDPRIFPYVIELVLNAGANDAWLTSIVMKKGRIGTQLSVLCEEKLENKMCDIIFKETTTLGIRKTNVLRTILRRYANGKVKTAYLQDGSTRKKSEFEYAKKNAQKLRVSLKELLR, encoded by the coding sequence GTGTCAAATGTAGCTTACTTTAACTTTTCCGAAGGTGTTTCAGGCGATATGGTTTTTGCCGCATTGCTTAGTGCGGCAAAAATTTCTGAAAAAACTTTTGAAAAAGAGCTGAAAGCAGTGCTTGGTTTTAAGAACTTCTCTTTAACAGCCTCAGAAAGTAAGAAAATTCATTTTCCGTGTATGAAAGTGTGTGTAAAAGGTAATTGGCGCTTTAAAAACCCTTATGAAATGCGTGCGATTATTTCCAATTCAAAACTTTCTAAAACAGCAAAAAGCTATTCACTTCGCGCGTTAGATAATTTAATTACAGCAGAGGCAAAAGTGCATAATGTTCCAAAAACAAAAGTGCATTTTCATCAAATAAATGCGGTAGATACGCTAATAGATTTAACGGCTCCTTTTCTATTATTAGAAAAACTCAATGTTAGTGAAGTTTACGCATCTATAATAAATATAGGTAAAGCCGCACCTGCCACATTGGAAATACTTTGCGAACATAAAATGCATTTTAACTCAACAGATTGCGAGTATGAACTTGCAACGCCAACTGGAGCCGCAATTGCGTCGGTTTTTAAAGTTACAAACACTATGCCAGCTTTGCTTTGTAATTGTTTTGGTTATGGTTGTGGAAGTTCTATAAGCTCAGACGGGGTAAGTGTTTTAAGAGTAATTATTGGCAGTAAAGTTTCATTTTTTAAAAATAATAACTTTTCAGAAACAATCTGCCTGCTTGAAACAAATATTGACGATATGGACCCGCGAATTTTTCCTTATGTTATAGAACTGGTGCTTAATGCAGGTGCAAATGATGCATGGTTAACGAGCATAGTTATGAAAAAAGGGCGTATTGGCACGCAACTTTCAGTTTTATGTGAAGAAAAACTTGAAAATAAAATGTGCGATATAATTTTTAAAGAAACAACAACACTTGGTATAAGAAAAACCAATGTTTTGCGTACAATTTTGCGCCGTTACGCAAACGGTAAGGTTAAAACCGCCTACTTGCAAGATGGCTCAACGCGCAAAAAGAGTGAGTTTGAATACGCAAAAAAAAACGCCCAAAAACTTAGGGTATCGCTTAAGGAGCTTTTGCGTTAA
- the tsaD gene encoding tRNA (adenosine(37)-N6)-threonylcarbamoyltransferase complex transferase subunit TsaD: MTKPTVVLAIESSCDETSASVVKDGRQILSNVISSQIKIHTKYAGVVPELASRAHLENINRVIAIALNKAGSSVRELSKTIDAITYTQGPGLAGALLVGQIAARTLAFASSITLVPINHLEGHIFSAMLEHKGLKPPYLCLIASGGHSELVILRDYGVYEYLGGTCDDAAGEAFDKVAKLLGLSYPGGPSIEKLAATVKSANIKFPQAKLKNAWDFSFSGLKTAVLYYLKENPNASAPEVAYAFQKAVVEALSVKTFKAARKFKISKVAIGGGVGANLSLRTTFKALGKANNCKVFLPSLELCTDNAAMLACAAYYKVKHSKDKFIDGRIEPSMPLRNW; encoded by the coding sequence ATGACAAAGCCAACAGTTGTGCTTGCCATAGAAAGTTCCTGCGACGAAACATCGGCCTCTGTTGTAAAAGATGGCAGGCAAATACTTTCCAATGTAATCTCTTCGCAAATAAAAATTCACACTAAATACGCTGGTGTTGTGCCGGAACTTGCAAGCCGCGCGCACTTGGAAAATATCAACAGAGTTATTGCCATTGCGCTAAATAAAGCCGGCAGTTCTGTGCGGGAACTTTCAAAAACAATTGATGCAATCACTTACACACAAGGACCTGGTCTTGCCGGTGCTTTACTTGTTGGTCAAATTGCGGCACGCACTCTTGCTTTTGCAAGCTCTATAACGCTTGTTCCAATAAATCATTTAGAAGGCCATATTTTTTCTGCAATGTTAGAACATAAAGGCCTTAAACCACCTTACTTATGCCTTATTGCATCAGGGGGGCACAGCGAGCTTGTAATATTGCGCGATTATGGTGTTTATGAATACCTTGGAGGCACTTGCGACGATGCTGCCGGCGAGGCATTTGATAAAGTTGCTAAACTTTTGGGTTTATCTTACCCTGGCGGACCTTCAATAGAAAAACTTGCTGCGACCGTAAAAAGCGCAAACATTAAGTTTCCACAGGCAAAGTTAAAAAACGCATGGGATTTTTCTTTTAGCGGGTTAAAGACTGCAGTTCTTTACTATCTTAAAGAAAATCCAAACGCAAGTGCGCCAGAGGTTGCTTATGCTTTTCAAAAAGCCGTGGTAGAAGCACTAAGCGTGAAAACATTTAAGGCGGCGCGCAAGTTTAAAATTTCAAAAGTTGCCATTGGTGGTGGGGTAGGTGCAAACTTAAGTTTACGCACTACTTTTAAGGCCTTAGGTAAAGCAAATAATTGCAAGGTATTCTTGCCATCGCTTGAGCTTTGCACAGACAATGCTGCAATGCTTGCCTGTGCGGCGTATTATAAAGTTAAACACTCAAAAGATAAATTTATTGACGGTAGAATTGAGCCATCAATGCCGTTACGGAATTGGTAA
- a CDS encoding permease-like cell division protein FtsX, with the protein MGNFIKAVYISLLLVLAGFFVNAFVGVKAAHNEFVKNSVIYVFVLPQSNQQEISQRLSEFPQISSIEFITNERVFESAINEKPELKNILDGSQNPFFSYFVVKPIDVTDESAKYISKFAAQLSGVISIKYDTQIFLYTQKMGDYARYFSQFCLWSIVVAFIAMLFFYFWKHRFIRADYKNYIFYKLSGMLLGGLVSLVFYLLALYVGGIFNLWPSWYYYAAPVLLGAIFAIMFFDIE; encoded by the coding sequence ATGGGTAATTTTATTAAAGCTGTTTACATTTCTTTACTGCTTGTTTTAGCGGGTTTTTTTGTTAATGCGTTTGTTGGTGTTAAGGCCGCGCATAACGAATTTGTAAAAAACTCTGTAATATATGTTTTTGTTTTACCACAATCTAATCAACAAGAGATATCCCAACGCCTATCCGAATTTCCACAAATATCTTCCATAGAGTTTATAACCAACGAACGAGTTTTTGAAAGCGCCATAAATGAAAAACCTGAACTGAAAAATATACTTGATGGTAGTCAAAACCCATTTTTTTCATACTTTGTTGTAAAACCCATAGATGTTACCGATGAAAGCGCCAAATACATAAGCAAGTTTGCCGCACAGCTCTCAGGTGTTATATCAATAAAATACGACACGCAGATTTTTTTGTACACCCAGAAAATGGGTGATTACGCAAGGTATTTTTCACAATTTTGTCTTTGGTCTATTGTTGTTGCGTTTATTGCTATGTTATTTTTTTATTTTTGGAAACATCGCTTTATCAGAGCGGATTATAAAAACTATATTTTTTATAAATTGTCGGGTATGCTGCTTGGCGGATTGGTTTCGCTGGTGTTTTACCTCTTAGCATTATATGTTGGTGGTATATTTAATTTATGGCCAAGCTGGTACTATTATGCCGCGCCGGTTTTGCTTGGTGCAATTTTTGCCATAATGTTTTTTGATATAGAGTGA
- a CDS encoding S41 family peptidase, with protein MKKRNLLIGVLLVCFGFLILSPKVRAEADKTYDQLKLFIDVMSIIQDNYVEERNGKELIVGALKGMVKTLDPFSQFMEPDDYKELKTETEGQFGGLGIRISIKNEWLTVVTPLPRTPAYRLGILPDDKIIKIENESTLGITVNDAVKKLRGMPGTKVKISIAREGVVEPIDYTITREIIKIETIKSKMLTDNIGYIQLSEFNSNSYRDMSKALEDLSKAGMGSLILDLRNNPGGLLDIAVSICELFVGDDKLVVYTQGRKQESRREYRAIGKALYGKLPMIVLVNRGSASASEIVSGSMQDLKRALIMGTTTFGKGSVQTVLPLPDGNALRLTTAKYYTASGRTIHRDEKTGKGGVMPDIIIDVPKEIESKLYAQSEEIYNLKRSTDNAKKNEERVSDTVLERAIDILKARTLINSLKEE; from the coding sequence ATGAAAAAAAGGAATTTATTAATTGGTGTTTTGCTTGTGTGCTTTGGGTTTCTTATTTTAAGCCCAAAGGTGCGAGCGGAAGCCGATAAAACTTATGATCAGCTAAAATTATTTATAGATGTTATGTCTATAATACAAGATAACTATGTAGAAGAAAGAAATGGGAAAGAGTTAATAGTTGGCGCGTTAAAGGGCATGGTTAAAACATTAGATCCATTCTCACAGTTTATGGAGCCAGATGATTATAAGGAGCTTAAAACTGAAACTGAGGGACAATTTGGCGGTTTAGGCATAAGAATATCAATTAAAAATGAGTGGCTTACTGTTGTAACGCCTTTGCCCAGAACACCTGCTTATCGGCTTGGCATATTGCCCGATGATAAAATTATAAAAATTGAAAATGAAAGCACACTGGGTATAACTGTTAACGATGCAGTAAAAAAACTACGCGGCATGCCCGGCACTAAGGTTAAAATAAGCATTGCGCGCGAAGGTGTGGTTGAACCGATTGACTATACCATCACAAGAGAGATAATTAAAATTGAAACAATAAAAAGCAAGATGCTAACTGACAATATTGGTTATATTCAGCTAAGTGAGTTTAACTCAAACTCTTACAGGGATATGTCAAAAGCTCTTGAAGATTTAAGCAAGGCGGGTATGGGTTCTCTAATATTGGATTTGCGTAATAACCCCGGCGGTCTTTTGGATATTGCAGTTAGTATTTGCGAGCTTTTTGTTGGCGACGACAAACTTGTTGTATATACACAGGGCAGAAAGCAAGAAAGCAGGCGCGAATACAGGGCAATAGGTAAAGCGCTTTATGGTAAATTGCCAATGATAGTGCTTGTAAACCGTGGTTCGGCTTCTGCTTCTGAAATTGTTTCCGGTTCAATGCAAGACCTAAAAAGAGCACTCATTATGGGCACAACAACTTTTGGCAAAGGCAGTGTTCAAACAGTGCTCCCACTGCCCGACGGCAATGCTCTTCGTTTAACTACCGCAAAATACTATACTGCATCTGGCAGGACAATTCATAGAGATGAAAAAACAGGAAAAGGCGGAGTAATGCCAGACATAATAATTGATGTGCCAAAAGAAATAGAGTCAAAATTATATGCCCAATCAGAAGAGATTTATAACTTAAAGCGTTCAACTGATAACGCCAAGAAAAATGAGGAAAGAGTTTCCGATACTGTTTTAGAGCGGGCAATTGACATACTTAAAGCAAGAACACTTATAAATAGTTTAAAAGAGGAATAA
- the glgA gene encoding glycogen synthase GlgA, which produces MKILFVTAECSPFVKVGGLADVAGSLPPALKAKKHEVCVVLPKYSSIDEKTYHLTKLPGRLLIPIGKTIEYAFIKTTVLNGVCYYFLENQKYFSRKDVYGEKGKDYPDNRERFIFLSRGALELSKFLGFQPDVIHCNDWQSALIPAYLKTVYTTDNYFAQTASVFTIHNIAYQGIFAPDTIDAAGFSWLDFTREKFEFFGAFNFMKAALVYCDVINTVSSSYAQEILTSMFGCGMEKILQYRKDDLYGILNGIDYQYWSPKTDSLIASNYSKQDLRGKAICKKDLIKYCNLDASDNDLVAGVVSRLDSQKGLDLLISCAQELLNRGVYVVVLGKGGQSLQKKLNAIMKKHKNKFYAHFEFNETLAHQIYAGSDVFLMPSRFEPCGLSQMISLAYGTIPVVFATGGLKDTVKQYNPQNSSGNGFVFDNFNQKSFIDVVSRCAELYKNKAKWQDLMRSTMSCDYSWESSVLKYIDIYSIAMRKVQNKMP; this is translated from the coding sequence ATGAAAATTCTTTTTGTTACTGCTGAGTGTTCGCCTTTTGTAAAAGTTGGAGGGTTGGCTGATGTTGCCGGCTCGCTTCCACCTGCTCTTAAAGCAAAAAAGCATGAAGTTTGCGTTGTATTGCCAAAGTACTCAAGTATAGATGAAAAAACATATCATTTAACAAAACTTCCCGGCAGGTTATTAATACCAATAGGTAAAACCATAGAATACGCTTTTATTAAAACTACCGTTTTAAATGGTGTGTGCTACTATTTTCTGGAAAATCAAAAATATTTTTCAAGAAAAGATGTCTATGGCGAAAAAGGCAAAGATTACCCGGACAACAGAGAAAGGTTTATATTTCTCTCTCGCGGCGCGCTTGAGTTATCAAAATTTCTGGGTTTTCAGCCCGATGTTATACATTGCAATGACTGGCAAAGCGCTTTAATTCCGGCATACTTAAAAACTGTTTATACAACAGACAATTATTTTGCACAAACAGCATCTGTTTTTACCATCCATAACATCGCCTATCAGGGAATTTTTGCACCCGATACAATTGATGCGGCAGGGTTTTCTTGGCTTGATTTTACCCGGGAAAAGTTTGAGTTTTTTGGAGCTTTTAACTTTATGAAGGCGGCGCTTGTTTATTGTGATGTAATAAACACAGTAAGCTCGTCTTACGCGCAAGAAATTTTAACTTCTATGTTTGGCTGTGGTATGGAAAAGATATTGCAGTATCGCAAAGATGATCTTTACGGTATTTTAAACGGTATTGATTACCAATACTGGAGCCCAAAAACCGACTCGCTTATAGCCAGTAATTATTCAAAACAAGACCTCAGGGGTAAAGCTATATGTAAAAAAGATTTGATTAAGTATTGCAATTTAGACGCATCAGATAATGATTTAGTTGCCGGTGTTGTTTCCCGTCTTGACTCGCAAAAAGGTTTAGACCTATTAATTTCGTGTGCGCAAGAATTACTTAACCGAGGCGTTTATGTTGTGGTGCTTGGCAAAGGAGGCCAATCGTTGCAAAAAAAGCTCAATGCAATTATGAAAAAACACAAAAACAAATTTTATGCGCATTTTGAGTTTAATGAAACATTAGCGCATCAGATTTATGCAGGGTCCGATGTGTTTTTAATGCCGTCGCGTTTTGAACCCTGCGGTTTAAGCCAAATGATATCTCTTGCATACGGCACAATACCTGTTGTTTTTGCAACTGGTGGCCTTAAAGACACAGTTAAGCAATACAATCCTCAAAATTCTTCTGGCAACGGCTTTGTTTTTGATAATTTTAATCAGAAAAGTTTTATCGATGTTGTAAGCAGATGTGCTGAACTTTATAAAAATAAAGCTAAGTGGCAAGACCTTATGCGCTCGACCATGTCTTGCGATTATTCGTGGGAAAGCTCAGTTTTAAAATACATTGACATTTATTCCATTGCTATGCGTAAAGTTCAAAATAAAATGCCGTGA
- the ispE gene encoding 4-(cytidine 5'-diphospho)-2-C-methyl-D-erythritol kinase: MLTLKAPAKVNLFLELIKKRADGYHELVTVFHAINLCDILRFKKTNDGKIKLTCSDKSLPLGDKNLVVKVAKLLQQKKNVKYGATIYLKKNIPSGAGLGGGSSDAATTLCALAKLWGTNSSISELHKIGAAIGADVPFFISPGTAVAKGIGDKLFQINKVTPAWFIVVSPSFGISTAMAYSKVKFPLTNIRKVNKIIAHIKAGRTLSSLNEALFNRFEEFVFDSFSELGDIKQKLSSFGCPSLMSGSGSCVFAIAASKSVAQKAKLKMQKYGYKIWIVSSFANK; encoded by the coding sequence ATGCTTACTCTAAAGGCGCCGGCGAAAGTAAATTTATTTCTTGAACTTATTAAAAAGAGAGCTGATGGTTATCATGAGCTTGTAACCGTTTTTCATGCGATAAACCTTTGCGATATTTTGCGTTTTAAAAAAACAAACGATGGTAAAATAAAATTAACTTGCAGCGACAAGTCACTGCCACTTGGCGATAAAAACCTTGTAGTTAAAGTCGCAAAACTTTTGCAACAAAAGAAAAATGTTAAATATGGTGCCACAATATATCTTAAAAAAAATATACCATCAGGCGCTGGCCTTGGCGGCGGTTCATCCGATGCGGCCACAACTCTATGTGCGCTTGCAAAACTTTGGGGTACTAATAGTTCAATAAGTGAACTTCACAAAATAGGGGCCGCAATTGGTGCCGACGTGCCATTTTTCATCTCACCTGGCACGGCTGTGGCTAAGGGTATTGGTGATAAGTTGTTTCAAATCAATAAGGTCACACCGGCTTGGTTTATAGTTGTTTCACCATCATTTGGTATTTCTACGGCTATGGCCTACTCCAAAGTTAAATTTCCATTGACAAATATACGGAAAGTTAATAAAATAATCGCTCATATAAAAGCAGGCCGTACCCTTAGTTCGCTAAATGAGGCGCTTTTTAATCGCTTTGAAGAGTTTGTCTTTGATTCATTTTCAGAGTTGGGAGATATTAAACAAAAGTTAAGTAGTTTTGGTTGCCCATCGTTGATGTCTGGTTCAGGGTCTTGTGTTTTTGCTATAGCCGCGTCAAAAAGTGTGGCACAAAAAGCAAAGCTAAAAATGCAAAAATACGGTTATAAAATCTGGATTGTTAGTTCTTTTGCAAATAAATGA